CGCCGCGCAAGTGAGCGCCTTCGTGAAAGCGGGCAAGAGCTAGGCGATGCAGGTATCGCGGCGCGGATTGCTGGCAGGTGCGGCGGTGGGCGGCGGCGTGCTGGTCGCGTGGGCCTTCCTGCCCCGCGATTTCGCCAGTCCGCTTGAGCCGGGCGAGGGCGAGACTGCGGTGGATGCGTGGCTCAAGATTGCGAGCGACGGCGTCGTGACCGTCGCCGTGCCGCAGCTGGAAATGGGGCAAGGCGTCACCACCCTTCTGCCGCAGATCGTCGCCATGGAAGTGGGCGCGGATTGGCGGCAGGTGGCAGTCGAGCCAGCACCTGTCAGCAGCGCTTACGCCAACATCCCGCTCGCCGCGCATTGGGCGCCGCTCTGGCGTCCTGCAGTCCCCTCCTTGGCCGATCAGGCGGACGACTGGGCGCTGCAAAGCTGGGCGCGCGACAATCGTTTCACTGTGACCGCCAAGGGCACCACGCTCGCCGCTTACGAGCAATCCTGCCGAGAGGCGGGCGCTGCGGCCCGGTCCATGCTGGCGCAGGCCGCCGCAGAACGCTGGGATGTTCCGTGGGAGGAATGCCGCGCGGAAAATGGCGTGATCTATCACAATGAGAATGCGGCGAGCTTCGCAGAACTGGCGGTGGAAGCAGGCGAGTTCAGCCCGCCCGACCCGCCGCCGCTGCAAAGCGAAGCGCCCGCCGAGGCCGGGCCGCTCGAAGGCATGGCGGAGCGTGAAGTGCCGCTGCAATGGCCACGCTTGGATTTGCCGAGCAAGGTCGATGGCGGGCATGTCTTCGCAGGCGATGTCCGCCTGCCCGGCATGGTGTTTGCCAGCGTGCGCCACGGCCCGCACGATGAAAGCGAGCTTGCCGATTTCGATGCCGGCCGTGCCGCGGGCCAGCGTGGCCTCGTCCAGCTGGTGCGCGGCAAGAGGTGGCTCGCCGCCATTGCCGAGAACTGGTGGGCCGCCGAGCAGGCGCTGCAAGAGATCGCTCCGCGTTTCGCGACGGAACGCCCGGTGCAAAGCGCCCAGATCGTAGAGGCGCTGGACGATGCGCTGCGCAATGGCCCGGCCCGCATCGTCGAGAAGCGCGGCGACGGGGCGGAGGACTATGCCCACGATTTCGCGCTGCGCTACGATATCGCACCGGGCCTCCATGCGACGATGGAAACCACCACGGCCACGGCGCGCCTTGCCGTTGGCACGCTGGAATTGTGGCTGGCGACCCAGGCGCCAGAGGCGGCGCGGCAGGCGGCTGCCAAGGCGATCGGCCTCTCCGCGTCCGATGTCATCCTCTACCCTGTCGCGGCGGGCGGCAGCTTCGACCGGCGGCTGGACAACCAGATCGCCATCGAAGCCGCGCTTATCGCCCGCGAGGTGGCGCGACCTGTGCAGGTGACATGGTCGCGCTGGGACGAGCACGCCGCCAGCTATCCGCGTCCGCCAGCTGCCGGCCTGATGGCTGCCGAGACCGACGATAGCGGCAATATCCGCACGCTGCGCGCCCGTCTCGCGTCCCCGCCAACCATGCGCGAATTCGGCCGCCGCCTGTTCGATAACGAAGTCAGCTGGCGCGCCATTGACGAGCTGGAGGGCGAGGAAGGCGTGTTTGCGGTCGAAGGTCTCGCCCCGCCTTATACTATCGCGAATGTCTCGGTGGAGCACGCACCCGTTACCATCCTGCTTCCGACCGCGCCGATGCGCGGCGGGGCGGATGGCTATACGTGTTTCATGCGCGAGAGCTTTATCGACGAGCTGGCCGCCCGGCATGAGCGTGAACCCATGAGCTATCGCATCGCGATGCTGGGGCAGGATGCTTTGCTCGCCGATTGCCTGCAACGCGCGGCACGGCTCGCCAGTTGGGATGGCGGCATTGCGGGGAGCGGACAGGGGATCGCCTGCCATCGCATGGATTTCGGAGACGCTGCCGGTCGCATTGCCGTGGTGGCGGAAGCCAGCGCGGGCGAGGGCGGCGTGCGCATCCGCCGGATTTTCGCCGCCGCCAATATCGGCCGAGTGGTCAACCGCGACATCGCCCTGCAACAGCTCGAGGGCGGTATCGTGTTCGGCCTGGGCATGGCGCTCGGCTGCTCTACCGAATATGCCAATGGTCGCCCGACGCATGAGCGGCTGGCGGCGCTGGCCATCCCTACGCTTGCCGATTGTCCGCAGGTCGAGGTGGAGCTGGTCGAAAGCGATGCGCCGCCCTTCGATCCGGGCGAGATCGGCGTGCCCGCCGTCGCGCCGGCCATCGCCAATGCATTTTTCAGCGCCACCGGCCTGCGTCTTCGCCGCCTGCCATTGCTCAGCGCGCTTGTATAATCGCCGTCCCACCCGACCTTGGCGCGTATTGAGCCGCGCGCAGCCACTCGCTAGGCGCGCTGCCGAAGGAGACCGAGCATGACATGGCAGGACCAGAAATTGCCCGCCGATCACCCACCTGTGCGCAGCGGCAAGGTCGGGGTGCTGGTCGTCAATCTCGGCACGCCCGATGCGCCGGAGACCGGGCCGGTGCGGCGCTATTTGAAAGAATTCCTCTCCGACCGCCGCGTGATCGAAATCCCGCCCATCGCATGGCAGCCGATCCTGCGCGGCATCATCCTCAATACGCGGCCCAAAAAAAGCGCTGCCGCCTATCGCGAGGTGTGGACCGATGAAGGTTCCCCGCTTGCCGCCATCACCGCACAGCAGGCTGAGAAGCTGGGGCAGCGGCTCGGCGAGGCAGCCCATGTCGAAT
This sequence is a window from Aurantiacibacter gangjinensis. Protein-coding genes within it:
- a CDS encoding molybdopterin cofactor-binding domain-containing protein, whose product is MQVSRRGLLAGAAVGGGVLVAWAFLPRDFASPLEPGEGETAVDAWLKIASDGVVTVAVPQLEMGQGVTTLLPQIVAMEVGADWRQVAVEPAPVSSAYANIPLAAHWAPLWRPAVPSLADQADDWALQSWARDNRFTVTAKGTTLAAYEQSCREAGAAARSMLAQAAAERWDVPWEECRAENGVIYHNENAASFAELAVEAGEFSPPDPPPLQSEAPAEAGPLEGMAEREVPLQWPRLDLPSKVDGGHVFAGDVRLPGMVFASVRHGPHDESELADFDAGRAAGQRGLVQLVRGKRWLAAIAENWWAAEQALQEIAPRFATERPVQSAQIVEALDDALRNGPARIVEKRGDGAEDYAHDFALRYDIAPGLHATMETTTATARLAVGTLELWLATQAPEAARQAAAKAIGLSASDVILYPVAAGGSFDRRLDNQIAIEAALIAREVARPVQVTWSRWDEHAASYPRPPAAGLMAAETDDSGNIRTLRARLASPPTMREFGRRLFDNEVSWRAIDELEGEEGVFAVEGLAPPYTIANVSVEHAPVTILLPTAPMRGGADGYTCFMRESFIDELAARHEREPMSYRIAMLGQDALLADCLQRAARLASWDGGIAGSGQGIACHRMDFGDAAGRIAVVAEASAGEGGVRIRRIFAAANIGRVVNRDIALQQLEGGIVFGLGMALGCSTEYANGRPTHERLAALAIPTLADCPQVEVELVESDAPPFDPGEIGVPAVAPAIANAFFSATGLRLRRLPLLSALV